In a genomic window of Glycine max cultivar Williams 82 chromosome 13, Glycine_max_v4.0, whole genome shotgun sequence:
- the LOC100798375 gene encoding probable WRKY transcription factor 40: protein MDYSSWMINTSLDLNINPHRLHEELPKKEVENNFLSLNLEVKKSSVKQESAGALAEELKRVSAENKKLTEMLTEMCENYNTLRGNLMEYMRKNPDKEHSSSKKRKSESNNNSIPMGVNGTSESSSTDEESCKKQKEDIKTKISRVYMRTEASDKSLIVKDGYQWRKYGQKVTRDNPSPRAYFKCSFAPSCPVKKKVQRSVDDQSVLVATYEGEHNHPHPSQMEVTTGSNRCMTLGSVPCSASLSSSPPTATLDWTKSKSSSESKNTSPKTESPEVPQVLVEQMATSLTKDPNFRAALVAAISGKMLHNN from the exons ATGGATTATTCATCATGGATGATTAACACTTCCTTGGATCTCAACATTAATCCCCACAGGCTTCATGAAGAACTTCCC AAAAAGGAGGTGGAAAACAACTTTTTGTCATTGAATTTGGAGGTGAAGAAATCTTCTGTAAAACAAGAG TCTGCTGGTGCCTTGGCGGAGGAGCTGAAGCGGGTGAGTGCAGAAAACAAGAAGTTAACCGAAATGCTCACAGAGATGTGTGAGAATTACAACACTTTGCGAGGCAATTTGATGGAATACATGAGGAAGAATCCGGATAAGGAGCACAGCTCATCAAAGAAAAGGAAGTCTGAAAGCAACAACAATAGTATTCCAATGGGAGTCAACGGAACCTCTGAAAGCAGCTCAACTGATGAAGAATCCTGCAAGAAACAAAAGGAAGACATCAAGActaaaatttcaagagtttatATGAGGACAGAAGCATCTGATAAAAGCCTT ATTGTGAAAGATGGATATCAATGGAGGAAATATGGACAAAAGGTGACCAGGGATAACCCTTCTCCAAGAGCATATTTCAAGTGCTCTTTTGCTCCAAGCTGCCCGGTCAAAAAGAAG GTGCAAAGAAGTGTGGATGATCAATCTGTTCTGGTTGCAACTTATGAAGGAGAGCACAATCATCCTCACCCTTCTCAAATGGAGGTAACAACAGGCTCCAACCGTTGTATGACTCTTGGTTCAGTACCATGTTCAGCGTCTCTTAGCTCTTCCCCACCAACAGCTACCCTTGACTGGACAAAATCCAAGTCCAGCAGTGAGTCTAAGAATACAAGTCCCAAAACCGAATCACCAGAAGTCCCGCAGGTTTTGGTAGAGCAGATGGCTACTTCCTTGACCAAGGATCCTAATTTCAGAGCAGCACTAGTTGCTGCCATCTCAGGAAAAATGTTGCACAATAATTAA
- the LOC100797846 gene encoding CBL-interacting serine/threonine-protein kinase 5, producing MDRRTGSTRNILFNKYEIGKLLGQGNFAKVYHGRNLSTNESVAIKVIKKERLQQKERLVKQIKREVSVMSLVRHPHIVELKEVMANKAKIFLVVEYVKGGELFAKVAKGKMKEDVARKYFQQLISAVDFCHSRGVTHRDLKPENLLLDENEDLKVSDFGLSALPDQRRSDGMLLTPCGTPAYVAPEVLKKKGYDGSKADIWSCGVILFALLSGYLPFQGENVMRIYSKSFRADYAFPEWISPGAKNLISNLLVVDPQKRYSIPDIMKDPWFQIGFMRPIAFSMKESAVEDNIDFSGDDVSNGSDDGNSSSSNNDDGELTGAKPARPSYNAFEIISSLSNGFDLRNLFETRKRSPSMFISKFSASAVMAKLEGVAKKLNFRVTGKKEFVVRMQGATEGRKGKLAMTVEVFEVAPEVAVVEFAKSAGDTLEYIKFCEDQVRPSLKDIVWSWQGDANCHQ from the coding sequence ATGGACCGGCGCACGGGCAGCACCCGTAACATCCTCTTCAACAAGTACGAGATAGGGAAATTGCTGGGACAGGGCAACTTCGCCAAGGTGTACCACGGCAGAAACCTCAGCACAAATGAGAGCGTGGCCATCAAAGTCATAAAAAAAGAGAGGCTTCAGCAGAAAGAGAGGCTCGTCAAACAGATCAAACGCGAGGTCTCCGTCATGAGCCTGGTGCGTCACCCCCACATCGTCGAATTAAAAGAGGTGATGGCCAACAAGGCCAAAATCTTCCTGGTTGTCGAATACGTCAAAGGAGGTGAACTCTTCGCCAAGGTTGCAAAGGGGAAGATGAAGGAAGACGTCGCCAGAAAGTACTTTCAGCAACTCATCAGCGCCGTCGATTTCTGCCACAGCCGCGGCGTCACCCACCGCGATTTGAAGCCGGAGAATCTGCTCCTCGACGAGAACGAAGACCTTAAAGTCTCCGACTTTGGCCTGTCGGCGCTGCCGGACCAGCGCAGATCCGACGGGATGCTCCTGACGCCGTGCGGGACGCCGGCCTACGTGGCGCCGGAGGTTCTGAAGAAGAAGGGGTACGATGGGTCGAAGGCTGATATATGGTCCTGCGGGGTCATCCTCTTTGCTCTTCTTTCTGGCTATTTGCCCTTTCAAGGTGAGAATGTGATGAGAATTTACAGCAAGTCTTTCAGAGCCGATTATGCGTTCCCCGAATGGATTTCCCCTGGGGCTAAAAACTTGATCTCCAATTTACTCGTTGTGGACCCGCAAAAGAGGTATTCCATTCCCGACATCATGAAGGACCCTTGGTTTCAAATTGGGTTCATGAGGCCCATTGCTTTTTCCATGAAGGAGTCTGCGGTTGAAGATAACATTGATTTCAGCGGGGATGATGTTTCCAATGGTAGTGATGATGGCAatagcagcagcagcaacaacgaTGATGGGGAATTGACTGGGGCTAAGCCTGCTCGTCCGTCTTACAACGCTTTTGAGATAATCTCGTCCTTGTCGAATGGGTTCGATCTGAGGAATTTGTTTGAGACGAGGAAGCGGTCGCCGTCCATGTTCATTTCCAAGTTTTCGGCTTCGGCGGTGATGGCGAAGCTGGAGGGGGTGGCGAAGAAGCTGAACTTTAGGGTGACGGGGAAGAAGGAGTTCGTGGTGAGGATGCAGGGGGCGACGGAAGGGAGGAAGGGGAAGCTGGCCATGACGGTCGAGGTATTCGAGGTGGCGCCGGAGGTTGCGGTGGTTGAGTTCGCCAAGTCTGCTGGAGACACGCTTGAATACATTAAATTCTGTGAGGACCAAGTCAGACCTTCTCTCAAAGACATTGTGTGGAGTTGGCAAGGGGACGCTAATTGCCACCAGTAA